One part of the Trichomycterus rosablanca isolate fTriRos1 chromosome 25, fTriRos1.hap1, whole genome shotgun sequence genome encodes these proteins:
- the LOC134302671 gene encoding leucine-rich repeat and immunoglobulin-like domain-containing nogo receptor-interacting protein 3 — MAAEWGLGWLGVSLALLALAPVCQSCPPRCDCVAQLRSVSCQRKRLSGVPEGIPTETQLLDLSRNRLRWVGPGDFAPYPRLEEVDLSENLISTLEPNAFASLQALRTLHLRGNQLKLVPMGAFARLTNLTILDLSENKIVILLDYTFQDLHSLKHLEVGDNDLVYISHKAFSGLLGLEDLTIERCNLTSISGQTLSYLRNLLTLRLRHLSIPALEDQNFRKMTALRGLEIDNWPYLDYISPLSFQGLNLTWLSITYTNITTVPSASFRNLAYLTSLNLSYNPISVLEPWAFKDLMRLKELHMVSTNLQTVQPYALGGLRQIRVLNLSNNELVTLEESSFHSVNSLETLRVDGNPLSCDCRLLWILQRRRTLNFDGKMPVCAGPAEVQGNILSSFPDSALFDYFTCQKPKIRNRKLQQMTVREGQLVSFLCHADGEPVPAIIWISPQRRKISSKSSSRITVLPGGTLEIRYAQVTDSGTYICIASNAGGNDTYFATLTVKGQPLDSALFGNRSLYAVDFNDTNLNSTRVFLKFTLDLTTILVSTAMGCITFLGVVLFCFLLLFVWSRGRGQRKNNFTVEYSFRKSEGPTTSSTSGATRKFNMKMI; from the exons ATGGCTGCCGAATGGGGCCTGGGCTGGCTGGGTGTGAGCCTGGCCCTGCTGGCCCTCGCCCCAGTGTGCCAGAGCTGCCCGCCACGCTGTGACTGTGTGGCTCAGCTCCGCTCCGTGTCCTGCCAGCGCAAGCGACTTTCGGGTGTTCCTGAAGGCATCCCGACTGAGACACAACTGCTGGACCTCAGTCGGAACCGGCTGCGTTGGGTGGGGCCTGGAGACTTTGCACCGTACCCTAGGTTAGAGGAGGTGGACCTGAGTGAGAACCTGATATCCACCCTAGAGCCCAATGCCTTTGCCAGTCTGCAGGCCTTGCGCACGTTGCATCTTCGAGGAAACCAGTTGAAGCTGGTGCCTATGGGTGCCTTTGCTCGCCTGACGAACCTCACCATCCTGGACCTGAGTGAAAACAAGATTGTCATTCTGCTGGACTATACATTTCAGGACCTGCATAGCCTCAAACACCTAGAG GTTGGTGACAATGACCTGGTCTACATTTCCCATAAGGCCTTCTCAGGGTTGCTGGGACTGGAGGACTTAACAATAGAAAGATGCAATCTGACTTCAATCTCTGGACAAACCCTGTCCTACCTGCGCAACCTGCTCACCCTCCGACTACGCCACCTTAGCATTCCTGCCCTTGAGGACCAAAACTTCCGCAAGATGACCGCTCTGCGTGGGCTTGAAATTGACAACTGGCCATACCTGGATTACATTTCCCCTTTAAGCTTTCAGGGACTAAACTTGACCTGGCTGTCCATCACTTATACCAACATTACCACTGTCCCGTCAGCTTCCTTCCGCAACCTAGCCTACCTGACTTCCCTTAATCTCTCCTATAACCCCATATCTGTGCTAGAACCCTGGGCATTCAAGGACCTCATGAGGCTAAAAGAGCTGCACATGGTCAGCACAAACCTGCAGACGGTGCAGCCTTATGCTCTGGGTGGTCTGAGGCAGATCCGAGTACTCAACCTGTCTAACAATGAACTGGTTACACTTGAGGAGAGCTCTTTCCATTCTGTCAACAGCCTTGAGACTTTACGCGTTGATGGAAACCCTCTTTCTTGTGACTGCCGCCTACTTTGGATTCTGCAACGCAGACGTACTCTAAACTTTGATGGAAAGATGCCAGTATGTGCTGGTCCGGCTGAGGTACAGGGTAATATACTGAGCAGTTTTCCAGATTCTGCGCTGTTTGACTACTTCACCTGCCAGAAGCCAAAGATTCGTAACCGGAAGCTTCAGCAGATGACAGTGCGTGAGGGACAGTTGGTATCCTTTCTGTGCCATGCTGATGGTGAACCGGTGCCTGCTATTATCTGGATCTCACCACAACGGCGAAAGATCAGCTCAAAAAGCAGCAGCAGGATCACAGTTCTACCAGGTGGAACACTAGAGATTCGTTATGCCCAAGTGACAGACAGTGGCACGTATATCTGCATTGCCAGCAATGCAGGCGGCAATGACACCTACTTCGCAACGCTGACAGTGAAAGGACAGCCTCTGGACTCAGCGCTGTTCGGCAACAGGTCGCTGTATGCAGTAGATTTTAACGACACCAATCTGAACAGTACGCGTGTCTTCCTTAAATTCACACTGGACCTCACCACCATCCTGGTGTCCACCGCCATGGGTTGCATCACTTTCCTGGGCGTGGTACTCTTCTGTTTCCTGCTGTTGTTCGTGTGGAGCCGCGGGAGGGGTCAACGCAAGAACAACTTCACAGTGGAGTACTCGTTCAGGAAAAGCGAGGGGCCCACGACCAGTTCGACTTCTGGAGCGACCCGCAAGTTTAACATGAAAATGATATGA